A single genomic interval of Sinorhizobium garamanticum harbors:
- the purC gene encoding phosphoribosylaminoimidazolesuccinocarboxamide synthase: MNRRRRIYEGKAKILYEGPEPGTLIQFFKDDATAFNKKKHDVIDGKGVLNNRISEYIFTHLNKIGIPTHFIRRLNMREQLIKEVEIIPLEIVVRNVAAGSLAKRLGIEEGTVLPRSIIEFYYKADALDDPMVSEEHITAFGWASPQELDDIMALAIRINDFLSGLFLGVGIQLVDFKIECGRLFEGDMMRIVLADEISPDSCRLWDVETKEKMDKDRFRRDMGGLVEAYQEVARRLGIINENEPPRGSGPVLVK, translated from the coding sequence ATGAATCGTCGCCGCCGTATCTACGAGGGCAAGGCCAAGATCCTTTACGAGGGTCCGGAACCGGGCACGCTCATCCAGTTTTTCAAGGATGACGCGACCGCTTTCAACAAGAAGAAACACGATGTCATCGACGGTAAGGGTGTGCTGAACAACCGGATTTCTGAGTACATCTTCACCCATCTGAACAAGATCGGCATTCCGACGCATTTCATCCGCCGCCTGAACATGCGCGAGCAATTGATCAAGGAAGTGGAAATCATTCCGCTCGAGATCGTCGTGCGCAACGTCGCCGCCGGTTCGCTCGCGAAGCGCCTTGGCATCGAGGAAGGCACCGTGCTGCCGCGCTCGATCATTGAGTTCTATTACAAGGCCGACGCGCTTGACGACCCGATGGTCTCCGAAGAGCACATTACTGCCTTCGGCTGGGCAAGCCCGCAGGAACTCGACGACATCATGGCGCTTGCCATCCGCATCAATGATTTCCTTTCCGGCCTCTTCCTGGGCGTCGGCATCCAGCTCGTCGATTTCAAGATCGAATGCGGGCGCCTGTTTGAAGGCGACATGATGCGCATCGTCCTTGCCGACGAGATTTCTCCGGATAGCTGCCGCCTCTGGGATGTCGAGACAAAGGAAAAGATGGACAAGGATCGCTTCCGCCGCGACATGGGCGGTCTCGTCGAAGCCTATCAGGAGGTGGCGCGCCGCCTCGGCATCATCAACGAGAACGAGCCGCCGCGCGGCTCTGGTCCGGTGCTGGTCAAGTAA
- a CDS encoding P1 family peptidase: protein MMRKGPNNLITDVAGLLVGNAEDHRLKSGVSVVLCEQPATAAVQVLGGAPGTRETDLLAPENTVQTVDAIVLSGGSAFGLDAASGVQAALREMGRGFEVGPHRIPIVPAAILFDLVNGGDKDWGRFSPYRDLGYDAVRAAGATFLTGTAGAGTGALTATFKGGLGSASTVLANGITVGALVAVNALGSATIGSTRHFWAAPFELDDEFGGLGYPAPMPPDAALPRLKFRERQSAAANTTIAVIATDAVLSKAEAKRLAIAAHDGFSRALWPSHTPLDGDLVFALATGASGKAPLLEDFIDLSAAAASTMARAIARGVHDAVAADNDTRPSWSQ from the coding sequence CTGATGCGCAAGGGGCCGAACAATCTGATTACCGATGTCGCGGGCCTTTTGGTCGGCAACGCCGAAGACCACCGACTGAAGTCCGGTGTCTCGGTCGTGCTTTGCGAACAGCCGGCAACGGCAGCGGTTCAGGTTCTCGGCGGCGCGCCGGGCACGCGGGAGACGGATCTGCTCGCGCCGGAAAATACCGTCCAGACGGTGGACGCCATTGTGCTTTCCGGCGGTTCGGCCTTCGGTCTGGACGCCGCCTCCGGGGTACAGGCGGCCCTTCGGGAGATGGGACGCGGTTTCGAGGTCGGCCCCCACCGCATTCCGATCGTTCCGGCGGCAATTCTGTTTGATCTCGTCAATGGTGGCGACAAGGATTGGGGACGCTTTTCGCCCTATCGCGACCTCGGTTACGACGCCGTGCGGGCTGCTGGTGCCACATTTCTGACCGGGACCGCCGGTGCCGGTACGGGCGCACTGACGGCTACCTTCAAAGGCGGCCTGGGCTCGGCGTCGACGGTGCTCGCCAATGGCATCACGGTCGGCGCGCTCGTCGCCGTCAATGCGCTCGGCTCGGCCACGATCGGCAGCACACGCCATTTCTGGGCCGCGCCCTTCGAGCTTGACGACGAGTTCGGCGGGCTCGGATATCCGGCCCCCATGCCGCCGGATGCGGCGCTGCCGCGCCTCAAGTTCCGTGAGAGGCAATCGGCCGCTGCGAATACGACGATCGCCGTCATCGCGACCGATGCGGTGCTCAGTAAGGCTGAGGCGAAACGGCTGGCCATCGCCGCCCATGACGGCTTTTCTCGCGCGCTATGGCCGTCGCATACGCCGCTCGACGGCGACCTTGTCTTCGCGCTGGCGACCGGAGCGAGCGGCAAGGCGCCCCTGCTCGAAGATTTCATCGATCTTAGCGCTGCCGCGGCCTCTACGATGGCGCGCGCGATCGCACGCGGCGTTCACGATGCTGTTGCGGCCGACAACGATACGAGGCCGTCCTGGTCGCAATAG
- a CDS encoding branched-chain amino acid ABC transporter substrate-binding protein, translated as MFRLIIKSIVVVGLISASPAFAAGLKVAVVAPMDGPFATLGKQMVDGAAFQADERGSQIIPIAESCDPAGGEALKKALLASGAEAAIGFLCTESLEAALPALAEARIPAITLSVRSNILMEDALKKNWPFFRLAPNGKAEAAAITDVIVANWKGKPLALIDDGTIHSRELVESVRNALAEIGVTPVFTDTYRPAQEQQVGLVRRLAKSGATHIFTGGDRYDTAVIARDAKAEKVSITLLGGDVLNAADIDVPLESGVLAVTVPEASRSNEAGAVVKAMRASGIEPEGYVLPAFVAMSLLEQAKDQAAKDGSALPEALLKGPYATILGPIKFNDSHERTDTPYRLMEWRDGRFVAATGAGGAD; from the coding sequence ATGTTTAGATTGATTATTAAGAGCATCGTCGTCGTCGGATTGATATCGGCCTCCCCTGCCTTTGCCGCAGGCCTGAAAGTTGCCGTCGTGGCTCCCATGGACGGACCTTTCGCCACGCTTGGAAAGCAGATGGTGGACGGCGCCGCCTTTCAGGCGGACGAGCGTGGAAGTCAGATTATCCCGATCGCCGAAAGCTGTGATCCCGCAGGCGGCGAGGCGCTGAAGAAGGCGCTTCTGGCGAGCGGGGCGGAGGCAGCGATCGGCTTTCTCTGCACGGAGAGCCTCGAAGCTGCCCTGCCCGCCCTTGCCGAGGCTCGCATTCCCGCCATCACACTTAGCGTCCGCTCCAACATTCTGATGGAGGACGCACTCAAGAAGAATTGGCCGTTTTTCCGGCTGGCGCCAAACGGAAAGGCCGAAGCCGCGGCAATCACCGACGTCATCGTCGCGAACTGGAAGGGCAAACCGCTCGCGCTCATCGACGACGGCACGATCCATAGCCGGGAGCTTGTCGAAAGCGTTCGAAACGCGCTTGCCGAGATCGGCGTGACACCCGTGTTCACCGACACCTATCGCCCGGCGCAGGAACAGCAGGTTGGCCTCGTCCGTCGACTGGCGAAGAGCGGCGCCACCCACATCTTTACCGGAGGCGACCGCTACGACACCGCCGTGATCGCGCGTGATGCGAAGGCTGAGAAGGTCTCGATAACCCTGCTTGGCGGCGACGTACTGAATGCCGCCGACATTGATGTGCCGCTCGAGAGCGGAGTGCTCGCCGTGACGGTTCCGGAGGCGTCTCGGTCGAACGAAGCTGGAGCCGTCGTCAAGGCGATGCGCGCGAGCGGAATCGAACCGGAGGGTTATGTCCTGCCGGCCTTCGTCGCCATGTCGCTGCTCGAACAGGCGAAGGACCAGGCTGCCAAGGACGGGAGCGCGCTTCCCGAAGCCCTGCTGAAGGGGCCTTATGCAACAATCCTCGGGCCAATAAAGTTCAACGACAGCCACGAAAGAACCGATACGCCCTACCGGCTGATGGAATGGCGGGACGGCCGATTCGTCGCGGCCACGGGCGCGGGCGGTGCGGACTGA
- a CDS encoding DUF2259 domain-containing protein: MRTVVTTTLLAATIAAAEVRAGDFAALQPIGFSSDGNVFAFEEYGVQDGSGFPYSTIYVLDTRKDTFLPGAPVRAVIEKDGGAQHEARREAHSRAAPLIDAYRLADTPGILVAYNPVTERSSAAHTLSYDAFPANEPFRKSYALKLEEKSFEPQGVCSSFLKEVKGFRLVMTEKAGKPAAELLQEDTRIPESRRCPTGYRIGGVVTRINNDGSEVHVVMILVKSLGFEGSTDGRWIALPVRLPK, encoded by the coding sequence ATGCGGACGGTAGTCACCACAACGCTTCTGGCGGCGACGATTGCGGCCGCTGAGGTGCGTGCTGGAGACTTTGCCGCCCTGCAGCCGATCGGATTTTCGTCTGATGGCAACGTCTTCGCGTTCGAGGAATATGGCGTCCAGGACGGCTCCGGCTTTCCCTATTCGACGATTTATGTCCTCGACACGCGCAAAGACACCTTCCTCCCTGGCGCACCTGTCCGCGCCGTCATCGAGAAAGATGGTGGCGCACAGCACGAAGCGCGCCGCGAGGCGCACAGCCGTGCCGCACCACTGATCGATGCTTACCGCTTGGCGGACACGCCTGGGATACTGGTCGCGTACAATCCTGTAACTGAAAGAAGCAGCGCGGCGCACACGCTGAGCTATGATGCCTTTCCGGCCAATGAGCCGTTCCGCAAGAGTTACGCGCTGAAGCTCGAGGAGAAGAGCTTCGAGCCTCAGGGCGTGTGCAGCAGCTTCTTGAAGGAGGTGAAGGGCTTCCGGCTGGTGATGACGGAGAAGGCCGGGAAACCTGCGGCGGAGCTGCTGCAGGAGGACACGCGCATCCCTGAAAGCCGTCGCTGCCCGACGGGTTATCGCATTGGCGGCGTCGTAACCCGCATCAATAATGACGGATCCGAAGTCCACGTGGTGATGATCCTGGTCAAATCGCTCGGTTTCGAGGGTTCAACCGATGGCCGCTGGATTGCGCTACCGGTCCGGCTTCCCAAATGA
- a CDS encoding DUF1476 domain-containing protein encodes MTTMQDREKGFEAKFALDEELRFKAVARRNKLLGLWAAGLLNKADPDAYAREVITADLAEIGHEDVVRKIKADFDAAGIAQSEDEIRLRMLEFLAQAIEQLQNN; translated from the coding sequence ATGACCACGATGCAGGATCGCGAGAAGGGTTTTGAGGCGAAGTTTGCGCTGGACGAAGAGCTGAGGTTCAAGGCAGTGGCGCGACGCAACAAGCTGCTCGGTCTTTGGGCGGCTGGTCTCTTGAACAAGGCCGACCCGGACGCCTATGCAAGGGAAGTCATCACCGCCGACCTCGCAGAAATTGGCCACGAGGACGTGGTGCGCAAGATTAAGGCAGATTTCGACGCCGCCGGCATCGCACAGTCGGAAGACGAAATCCGCTTGCGGATGCTGGAATTTCTGGCCCAAGCGATAGAGCAGCTTCAGAACAACTGA
- the purB gene encoding adenylosuccinate lyase: protein MIPRYSRPEMVAIWSPETKFRIWFEIEAHACDALAEIGVIPKEAAKTIWEKGGAAKFDVARIDEIEAVTKHDVIAFLTHLAEFVGPDSRFVHQGMTSSDVLDTCFNVQLVRATDLLLADLDKLLEALKRRAFEHKDTVTIGRSHGIHAEPTTFGIKLALAYAEFDRCKQRLLAAREEVATGAISGAVGTFANIDPRVEEHVAKALGLKPEPVSTQVIPRDRHAMYFATLGVIASSIERLATEIRHLQRTEVLEAEEYFSPGQKGSSAMPHKRNPVLTENLTGLARMVRAFVVPAMENVALWHERDISHSSVERMIGPDATVTLDFALARLTVVIDKLLVYPENMMKNLNKFRGLVHSQRVLLALTQAGASREDAYRLVQRNAMKVWEQGKDFLEELLADTEVRAALSEEEIREKFDLGYHTKHVDTIFKRVFG, encoded by the coding sequence ATGATCCCCCGTTACTCCCGGCCGGAAATGGTGGCCATCTGGTCGCCGGAAACGAAATTCCGTATCTGGTTCGAGATCGAGGCGCATGCCTGCGATGCTCTCGCCGAAATCGGCGTCATCCCCAAGGAAGCGGCGAAGACGATCTGGGAAAAGGGCGGCGCGGCAAAGTTCGACGTTGCCCGGATCGACGAGATCGAGGCCGTCACCAAGCACGACGTCATCGCTTTTCTCACTCATCTTGCGGAATTCGTCGGGCCGGACAGCCGTTTCGTCCATCAGGGCATGACCTCGTCGGACGTGCTCGATACCTGCTTCAACGTGCAGCTCGTTCGCGCGACGGACCTCTTGCTCGCCGACCTCGACAAGCTGCTTGAAGCCCTGAAGCGCCGTGCTTTCGAGCACAAGGATACGGTCACCATCGGCCGTTCGCACGGCATCCACGCCGAGCCCACCACCTTCGGCATCAAGCTGGCGCTTGCCTATGCGGAATTCGATCGCTGTAAGCAGCGCCTCCTGGCCGCCCGCGAAGAGGTTGCGACCGGCGCCATTTCCGGTGCTGTCGGCACCTTTGCCAATATCGATCCACGAGTCGAGGAGCATGTCGCAAAGGCTCTCGGCCTGAAGCCGGAACCGGTCTCGACGCAGGTCATCCCGCGCGACCGCCACGCCATGTATTTCGCGACGCTCGGCGTCATCGCCTCCTCGATCGAGCGTCTTGCGACGGAAATCCGCCATCTGCAGCGCACCGAGGTGCTGGAAGCCGAGGAATATTTCTCCCCGGGCCAGAAGGGCTCTTCGGCCATGCCGCACAAGCGCAATCCGGTGCTGACGGAAAACCTCACCGGTCTCGCCCGAATGGTCCGCGCCTTCGTCGTGCCAGCAATGGAAAACGTGGCACTTTGGCATGAACGCGATATTTCGCACTCCTCGGTCGAACGCATGATCGGACCGGACGCGACGGTGACGCTCGATTTCGCACTGGCGCGGCTTACCGTCGTGATCGACAAGTTGCTCGTCTATCCCGAGAACATGATGAAGAACTTGAACAAGTTCCGCGGTCTTGTTCACTCGCAGCGCGTGCTGCTTGCGCTCACCCAGGCCGGCGCTTCACGAGAGGACGCCTACCGGCTCGTTCAGCGCAATGCCATGAAGGTCTGGGAACAGGGCAAGGATTTCCTGGAGGAGCTGCTGGCCGACACTGAGGTGCGGGCCGCACTTTCGGAAGAGGAAATTCGCGAGAAGTTCGATCTCGGGTATCACACCAAGCACGTCGACACGATCTTTAAGCGCGTCTTTGGCTGA
- a CDS encoding sensor domain-containing protein produces MDQIPAGIILIDADDVICAANALALEMLGRTSDELIGTPIAAFVDDEDLPAVVPIPETQRSAEPAVVRFLGASASRSMLVSLAPLPAAQGAEAKRMLAMLPADSVVSQIANLRKDETRWKYALESALEGVWDHDYESGNLFYSSTWRRLRGLADDAEVDGTLEKWIENVHPDDRAHVLACIERQDSGEAQFNTFEYRERHADGRWIWIESRGASVAYGPDGKPCRIIGTDTDITARKEAEARLEEVSRRLQLALDISRIGVFEHNLDTGVSLWDEAMLRMYGLDPAGKAPSSAGWENFLHPEDKAAAIKRVNDAIASGTPFTNAFRIIRPDGVVRHIRSNAAFHTDLDGAGRLVGANWDVTDDIALQEELRRAKSFAEARNCELEAARVSIEYNALHDHLTDLPNRRYLDRILTEARVVNAILHIDLDRFKQINDTLGHQAGDAMLVHAATVLRSHSERDDFIARIGGDEFVIVCRSGRDSTQLAELAARIIQAFRRPVPYGGQLCRLGASIGVSLDEGRLTDPRQLLMDADIALYRAKSLGRDRFELFSDEMQNEILTAKRIGDELREALEKRQFVPFYQPQFDARTLEITGVETLVRWNHPERGVLAPVQFLKVAEDINLLAAIDRMVVDMAYADFRAWQRQGLAIPKISVNISSRRLRDPQLVADLREMNIPHGVMSFELLESIFLDEFEDEVAETIAALNELGIDIEIDDFGTGHASIIGLLKLNPARLKIDRALVGPVTESSKQQKLVRAIIDIGHSLNIEVVAEGVETWAHAALLADLGCDILQGYALAKPMSRQDFETFAREGFDVPRSFSEARRMR; encoded by the coding sequence ATGGATCAAATCCCGGCGGGCATCATTCTTATTGATGCGGACGATGTCATATGCGCCGCCAATGCCCTCGCACTCGAGATGCTTGGGCGAACCTCCGACGAACTCATCGGCACACCGATCGCCGCATTCGTGGATGACGAAGATCTTCCGGCAGTTGTGCCTATCCCGGAAACGCAGCGATCGGCGGAGCCGGCGGTCGTGCGCTTTCTCGGCGCATCCGCCTCTCGTTCCATGCTCGTTTCGCTGGCGCCTCTTCCTGCTGCACAAGGAGCCGAGGCGAAGAGGATGCTGGCGATGCTTCCGGCCGATAGCGTGGTTTCGCAAATCGCTAACCTGCGCAAGGACGAGACACGCTGGAAGTATGCCCTTGAAAGCGCGTTGGAAGGTGTCTGGGATCACGACTACGAAAGCGGCAATCTATTCTATTCCTCAACCTGGCGACGTCTACGAGGACTGGCGGATGACGCGGAGGTCGATGGCACGCTGGAGAAATGGATCGAAAACGTCCATCCGGATGACCGAGCGCACGTTCTCGCGTGCATCGAACGCCAAGATTCGGGCGAGGCTCAGTTCAACACATTCGAGTATCGTGAGCGCCATGCCGACGGACGCTGGATCTGGATCGAGAGCCGGGGCGCATCGGTCGCTTATGGCCCTGACGGCAAGCCGTGCCGCATCATCGGCACCGATACCGACATAACCGCGCGCAAGGAAGCGGAGGCCCGGCTCGAAGAAGTTTCGCGCCGCCTGCAACTGGCGCTCGATATTTCGAGGATTGGCGTCTTCGAACACAATCTCGACACTGGCGTCTCGCTCTGGGACGAAGCCATGTTGAGGATGTATGGCCTGGACCCTGCCGGCAAAGCGCCCTCCTCGGCCGGTTGGGAGAACTTTCTGCATCCGGAGGACAAGGCTGCTGCGATTAAACGCGTCAATGACGCGATCGCCAGCGGCACGCCTTTCACCAACGCGTTCCGCATCATCAGGCCCGATGGGGTCGTCCGCCACATCCGGTCCAACGCCGCGTTCCATACCGACCTGGATGGTGCAGGGAGGCTCGTTGGCGCCAATTGGGACGTGACCGATGATATCGCCCTGCAGGAGGAGTTGAGGCGGGCAAAATCCTTTGCCGAGGCGCGCAACTGCGAACTCGAAGCGGCGCGTGTCAGCATCGAGTACAACGCGCTGCACGATCATCTGACGGATTTGCCGAACCGCCGCTATCTCGATCGGATCCTGACGGAAGCGCGTGTCGTCAACGCCATACTTCATATCGACCTGGATCGCTTCAAGCAGATCAACGACACGCTCGGTCATCAGGCTGGCGACGCAATGCTCGTGCATGCCGCGACCGTGCTGAGGTCGCACTCCGAGCGGGACGATTTCATCGCGCGCATCGGTGGCGACGAATTCGTCATCGTATGCCGCAGCGGTCGGGATTCGACGCAACTGGCAGAGCTTGCCGCACGCATCATTCAGGCCTTCCGCCGTCCCGTCCCCTACGGCGGGCAATTGTGCCGCCTTGGCGCAAGCATTGGCGTTTCGCTGGATGAAGGCAGGCTCACCGATCCCAGGCAGCTTCTGATGGACGCCGACATCGCGCTTTATCGCGCCAAGAGCCTTGGCCGCGACCGTTTTGAACTCTTTTCCGACGAGATGCAGAACGAGATCCTGACTGCGAAGCGGATCGGCGACGAGCTGCGCGAAGCACTCGAAAAGAGACAGTTCGTTCCCTTCTACCAACCCCAGTTCGACGCCCGCACTCTGGAGATCACGGGGGTCGAGACGCTGGTGCGCTGGAACCACCCGGAACGCGGGGTCCTGGCGCCCGTGCAATTCCTTAAGGTCGCCGAAGACATCAATCTGCTCGCAGCAATAGACCGGATGGTGGTCGATATGGCCTATGCCGACTTCCGCGCTTGGCAGCGGCAGGGGCTCGCCATCCCCAAGATCTCGGTCAATATTTCCTCGCGCCGTTTGCGCGACCCTCAACTCGTGGCCGATCTGCGGGAAATGAACATCCCGCACGGCGTCATGTCGTTCGAACTGCTCGAATCGATCTTTCTCGACGAGTTCGAGGATGAAGTTGCGGAGACGATCGCGGCCTTGAACGAGCTCGGCATAGATATCGAGATCGATGATTTTGGAACCGGTCACGCGTCGATCATCGGGCTCCTCAAACTCAATCCGGCGCGCCTCAAGATCGATCGCGCACTGGTAGGGCCGGTCACGGAAAGCAGCAAACAGCAAAAGCTGGTGCGCGCGATTATCGACATCGGCCATTCGCTGAACATCGAAGTTGTCGCCGAAGGCGTCGAAACCTGGGCCCACGCCGCACTTCTCGCCGATCTTGGCTGCGACATCCTGCAAGGCTATGCGCTGGCGAAACCAATGAGCCGGCAGGATTTCGAGACGTTTGCCCGGGAAGGTTTCGATGTGCCGCGGAGCTTTTCAGAGGCGCGCAGGATGCGCTGA
- a CDS encoding PilZ domain-containing protein: MTYRDSVQRGSPRTQTKITGKVTCKFGSSNGVVRDLSDEGICFQLLFDIGAQTGQEVTIQSEELGYLTGIVRWYRGDKIGIKLKLSSNTAAQISSYYKFFRQ; encoded by the coding sequence ATGACTTACAGGGACAGTGTTCAGCGCGGATCACCGCGCACGCAGACGAAAATAACAGGTAAGGTTACCTGCAAATTCGGGTCCAGCAACGGGGTTGTCAGGGACCTTTCCGACGAGGGTATCTGTTTCCAGCTCCTGTTCGATATCGGGGCGCAAACGGGACAGGAAGTCACCATTCAAAGTGAAGAGCTCGGCTATCTGACGGGGATAGTGCGCTGGTATCGCGGCGACAAGATCGGCATCAAGCTCAAGCTTTCGTCGAACACCGCAGCGCAGATATCATCCTACTATAAGTTCTTCCGCCAATAA
- the purS gene encoding phosphoribosylformylglycinamidine synthase subunit PurS yields the protein MIKARVTVTLKNGVLDPQGKAIEGALGALGFDGIGQVRQGKVFDLQIETADKAKAESDLKAMCEKLLANTVIENYTISLA from the coding sequence GTGATCAAAGCGCGTGTAACCGTGACGCTGAAGAACGGCGTTCTCGATCCTCAGGGTAAGGCAATCGAGGGTGCACTCGGTGCGCTCGGTTTTGACGGCATCGGCCAGGTTCGCCAAGGTAAGGTCTTCGATCTGCAGATCGAAACGGCGGACAAGGCCAAGGCCGAATCCGACCTCAAGGCCATGTGCGAGAAGCTGCTGGCTAACACCGTGATTGAAAACTACACCATCTCCCTCGCCTGA
- a CDS encoding RBBP9/YdeN family alpha/beta hydrolase, translating into MKVSEADILIVPGYTNSGPAHWQSRWERKLSTARRVEQAEWSKPVREDWVARMVGAVNAAQKPVVIVAHSLGVATAIHALPHCANAKKIAGAFLVAPPDVANPKIRPKHLMTFGPYPRDPLPFPSLMVASRNDPFGSYEHAGDIANAWGSLLVDAGEAGHINTESGHGPWPEGTMVFAQFLSRLRS; encoded by the coding sequence ATGAAGGTTTCAGAAGCTGACATCCTGATCGTGCCGGGCTACACCAATTCCGGCCCGGCCCATTGGCAAAGCCGTTGGGAGCGAAAGCTGTCGACCGCGCGCCGCGTCGAACAGGCTGAGTGGTCGAAGCCTGTGCGCGAGGATTGGGTGGCGCGGATGGTCGGGGCCGTCAATGCCGCGCAAAAGCCGGTCGTCATCGTCGCACATTCGCTGGGGGTCGCCACGGCGATCCATGCCCTGCCCCATTGCGCGAACGCGAAGAAGATCGCAGGCGCTTTCCTGGTCGCGCCGCCGGACGTCGCCAATCCCAAGATCCGACCGAAGCATCTGATGACCTTCGGCCCGTACCCACGCGATCCTCTACCCTTCCCGTCGCTGATGGTGGCAAGCCGCAACGATCCCTTCGGATCCTATGAGCACGCCGGAGACATCGCCAACGCGTGGGGCTCGTTGTTGGTCGATGCCGGCGAAGCCGGTCACATCAATACCGAATCCGGCCACGGCCCGTGGCCCGAGGGCACGATGGTTTTTGCCCAGTTCCTCAGCCGCCTGCGGTCATAA
- a CDS encoding DUF2189 domain-containing protein — translation MTTFHVLSGANARASHPGIRKIGIADVFDALRLGFNDFREKPSHYVFLCLIYPIAGAVLITWSAGANMLPLLYPLASGFALIGPVAAIGLYEISRRRELGMDASWPHALRLYRSPALPSILAVAAVLFVIFIAWLLVAQALYVRIFGTTPPNSISAFWNGIIGTPEGWNLIVIGNAVGFVFAVIVLSISVVTFPLLLDRDVGAVVAVETSIRATLTNPVPVACWGLIIAAGLVIGSIPVFVGLAVIMPIFGHATWHLYRKIVEPEPAGRKS, via the coding sequence ATGACAACCTTCCATGTCCTGTCGGGGGCGAATGCGAGAGCCTCGCATCCCGGTATACGAAAGATTGGCATTGCGGATGTGTTTGATGCGTTGCGTCTCGGGTTCAATGATTTTCGCGAGAAGCCGTCGCATTATGTTTTCTTGTGCTTGATATACCCTATCGCCGGTGCAGTACTGATAACCTGGAGCGCGGGCGCGAATATGCTGCCGCTACTCTATCCGCTTGCGTCCGGCTTCGCCCTCATCGGTCCTGTCGCGGCAATCGGCCTCTATGAGATCAGCCGGCGCCGTGAATTGGGCATGGATGCGTCATGGCCGCACGCTTTGCGGCTCTACCGTTCACCAGCGCTGCCTTCCATTTTGGCGGTCGCCGCCGTGCTGTTCGTTATCTTCATCGCCTGGCTTCTGGTTGCACAGGCGCTTTACGTCAGAATTTTCGGAACGACGCCGCCGAATTCGATTTCGGCCTTCTGGAACGGCATTATCGGCACGCCAGAGGGTTGGAATCTCATCGTTATCGGCAACGCCGTCGGCTTTGTCTTCGCCGTCATCGTGCTCTCGATCAGCGTGGTTACATTCCCGTTGCTGCTTGACCGCGATGTCGGCGCCGTCGTGGCCGTCGAGACCTCGATCCGGGCGACGCTTACCAATCCGGTGCCGGTCGCCTGCTGGGGCCTCATCATAGCAGCGGGACTGGTGATCGGCTCGATTCCGGTCTTCGTCGGCCTGGCCGTTATCATGCCGATCTTTGGCCACGCCACGTGGCATCTCTATCGCAAGATCGTGGAGCCAGAGCCGGCCGGCCGCAAAAGCTGA
- the rpe gene encoding ribulose-phosphate 3-epimerase, producing MTHPIRIAPSILASNFSKLGQEVRDVVEAGADWIHLDVMDGHFVPNITFGPDVIKSLRPHTDATFDCHLMISPADPYLEAFARAGCDIMTVHAEAGPHLHRSLQTVKSLGKKAGVSLNPATPESAIEYVLDMVDLILVMTVNPGFGGQKFIHATEEKIRRIKAMVGDRPIEIEVDGGITPETAALPVKAGANVLVAGSAVFKGGSVETYRTAIEAIRKSAEKARE from the coding sequence ATGACCCATCCCATTCGCATTGCCCCGTCGATCCTGGCGTCCAACTTCTCCAAGCTCGGCCAGGAGGTTCGCGATGTCGTCGAAGCCGGCGCCGACTGGATCCATCTCGACGTCATGGATGGTCATTTCGTGCCAAACATCACTTTCGGCCCGGACGTCATCAAGTCGCTGCGTCCGCATACGGACGCGACTTTCGACTGTCATCTGATGATTTCGCCCGCCGATCCCTATCTCGAAGCTTTCGCCAGGGCCGGCTGCGACATCATGACGGTGCACGCCGAGGCCGGCCCGCATTTGCACCGGTCGCTGCAGACCGTGAAGTCGCTTGGCAAGAAGGCCGGCGTCTCGCTTAATCCGGCAACCCCGGAAAGCGCAATCGAATATGTGCTGGACATGGTCGATCTGATCCTGGTGATGACGGTCAATCCTGGCTTCGGCGGACAGAAATTCATCCACGCCACCGAAGAGAAGATCCGGCGGATCAAGGCCATGGTCGGCGACCGGCCGATCGAGATCGAGGTCGATGGCGGTATCACGCCGGAGACAGCCGCGCTGCCTGTCAAGGCCGGTGCCAACGTGCTGGTCGCGGGCTCGGCCGTCTTCAAGGGCGGTTCCGTCGAGACCTATCGCACTGCCATCGAGGCGATCCGCAAATCCGCGGAAAAGGCGCGCGAATGA